A single uncultured Methanolobus sp. DNA region contains:
- a CDS encoding pyruvate ferredoxin oxidoreductase subunit gamma — MKEIRIHGRGGQGSVTAAELLAVAAFADGKFSQAFPAFGVERRGAPVQAFTRINNEPIRLRSQIYEPDYVIVQDPTLLEVVDVASGLKEDGILIINSDFDADTFDLDTKAKIMTVNATKIALDIIGRPIVNTVLLGAFAGATGEIEPESIMEAVKERFPGKVGDRNAEAIKEAYNMMKEAKK, encoded by the coding sequence ATGAAAGAAATACGCATACACGGCCGTGGTGGTCAGGGCTCTGTCACAGCTGCTGAACTTCTGGCCGTTGCTGCTTTTGCAGACGGTAAATTCAGCCAGGCCTTCCCCGCATTCGGTGTCGAAAGAAGGGGTGCACCGGTCCAGGCATTCACAAGGATCAACAATGAACCAATCAGGCTCAGAAGCCAGATCTACGAACCTGATTACGTTATTGTACAGGACCCTACACTCCTTGAAGTAGTCGACGTTGCAAGCGGTCTCAAGGAAGATGGCATACTTATCATTAACAGTGACTTTGATGCTGATACTTTTGACCTTGACACCAAGGCAAAGATAATGACTGTCAACGCAACAAAGATCGCACTGGACATTATTGGCAGACCTATAGTAAACACAGTTCTTCTGGGCGCTTTTGCAGGTGCAACAGGCGAGATCGAGCCGGAATCAATCATGGAAGCTGTAAAGGAAAGGTTCCCTGGCAAGGTAGGAGACAGAAATGCCGAGGCTATCAAGGAAGCATACAACATGATGAAGGAGGCTAAGAAATGA
- the porD gene encoding pyruvate synthase subunit PorD: protein MKILPGGVCEAGTTRVNKTGGWRTFKPVYDYEKCIKCKLCELLCPDSSINPRDDGFFEFDYDFCKGCGICANECPKSAISMVLEEK, encoded by the coding sequence ATGAAGATTCTTCCGGGCGGAGTCTGCGAGGCAGGCACTACCAGAGTCAACAAGACTGGCGGATGGAGAACTTTCAAGCCGGTTTACGATTACGAGAAATGCATTAAATGCAAGTTATGCGAACTCCTGTGCCCTGACAGTTCAATAAACCCAAGGGACGACGGCTTCTTTGAGTTTGACTATGATTTCTGCAAGGGTTGTGGAATCTGTGCAAACGAATGTCCAAAGAGCGCAATCTCAATGGTTCTGGAGGAGAAGTAA
- the porA gene encoding pyruvate synthase subunit PorA, which produces MAPENKLDKSKMVVVEGSYAVAHAVKVCRPNVISAYPITPQTHIVEDLSQFMADGEIPNCEYINVESEFSALSALVGSSAAGARCYSATTSQGLELMHEVLFNISGMRLPVMMTIANRAVSAPISIWNDHQDAISQRDTGWIQLYAENIQEISDMTAQAYKISEDKDILMPSMTCMDGFILSHVYEPVVLLEQDLTDEFLPKYEPENVLDPKNPLSFGAFADPNYYTEFRYLQEQAMQKALKKIEDVANEFYDVYGRYYGGLIDEYRTDDADIIIMAMGSIIGTIKDVIDKLRDRNVKVGLLKVRSFRPFPVEAIKNVVKDAKVVVVLDKNISLGLNEGALFTETKSSLYNTDIRVPVVGYMIGHGGRDIKVDTIEKIIDEATEVMKTGIKIESQFTDVKEELL; this is translated from the coding sequence ATGGCACCAGAAAATAAACTTGATAAAAGCAAGATGGTCGTTGTCGAAGGATCATATGCAGTTGCCCACGCTGTAAAGGTCTGCAGACCAAATGTCATCTCAGCATACCCGATCACACCACAGACCCATATTGTCGAGGATCTCTCACAATTCATGGCAGACGGTGAGATTCCTAACTGTGAGTACATCAACGTAGAATCTGAGTTCTCAGCTCTCTCAGCACTTGTCGGTTCTTCAGCAGCAGGAGCAAGATGTTACTCAGCAACAACCTCACAGGGTCTTGAACTCATGCACGAGGTACTGTTCAACATATCAGGTATGAGACTTCCTGTTATGATGACAATCGCAAACAGAGCGGTCAGTGCACCTATCAGCATATGGAATGACCATCAGGATGCAATCTCCCAGAGAGACACCGGATGGATACAGCTTTATGCCGAGAACATCCAGGAAATCTCAGATATGACCGCACAGGCATACAAGATCTCAGAGGACAAGGACATCCTTATGCCTTCAATGACCTGTATGGACGGTTTTATCCTTTCACACGTTTACGAACCTGTTGTACTTCTTGAGCAGGATCTTACAGATGAATTCCTGCCAAAGTATGAACCAGAGAACGTTCTTGATCCAAAGAACCCACTGAGTTTCGGTGCTTTTGCAGACCCTAACTACTACACAGAGTTCAGATACCTGCAGGAGCAGGCAATGCAGAAAGCTCTTAAGAAGATAGAGGATGTAGCAAATGAATTCTACGACGTATACGGAAGATACTACGGAGGACTTATTGACGAGTATCGAACAGACGATGCAGATATCATCATCATGGCAATGGGATCCATTATCGGAACCATTAAGGACGTCATTGATAAACTCAGGGACAGGAATGTAAAGGTCGGTCTTCTCAAGGTCAGATCATTCAGGCCATTCCCGGTTGAAGCTATTAAGAATGTTGTTAAGGATGCAAAAGTTGTTGTCGTACTTGACAAGAACATTTCACTTGGACTTAACGAAGGTGCACTCTTCACCGAAACCAAGTCCTCACTCTACAACACTGACATCAGAGTACCTGTTGTAGGTTACATGATCGGTCACGGTGGACGTGACATCAAGGTCGACACAATCGAGAAGATCATCGATGAAGCGACAGAGGTCATGAAGACAGGTATCAAGATCGAGAGCCAGTTTACAGATGTGAAGGAGGAACTACTATGA
- the porB gene encoding pyruvate synthase subunit PorB has product MKSLLAPGHRGCAGCCDAMAAKFALMGAGEDCIVINPTGCLEVMTTPFPETAWDVPWVHSLFENAAAVGSGVEAALKALGKKGNTKVLVMGGDGATLDIGMRSISGAFERGHDLTYVCIDNEAYMNTGVQRSGATPFNASTTTSPAGKVSFGNDRPKKNMPAIMVAHGSPYVATTSIGFPKDMINKVKKAVDIEGPTYIHSHAPCTTGWGFDTSKTVEVAKMAVNTGLWPLYEVEEGEITKVRKIGKNIRPVEDYLKIQRRFSHLFKMEGGAEEIAKIQALADKNIEVYGL; this is encoded by the coding sequence ATGAAATCATTGTTAGCCCCGGGACACAGAGGATGTGCAGGTTGCTGTGACGCAATGGCTGCAAAGTTCGCACTTATGGGCGCCGGCGAGGACTGTATTGTCATCAACCCAACCGGATGTCTTGAAGTTATGACCACCCCTTTCCCTGAAACTGCATGGGATGTACCATGGGTACACTCACTTTTTGAGAATGCGGCTGCAGTAGGATCCGGTGTTGAGGCAGCTCTTAAGGCACTCGGCAAGAAAGGAAACACCAAGGTTCTTGTAATGGGTGGAGACGGTGCAACACTGGATATCGGTATGCGTTCAATATCAGGTGCATTTGAGAGAGGTCACGACCTCACTTACGTCTGTATTGACAATGAGGCTTACATGAACACCGGTGTGCAGAGAAGTGGTGCAACACCATTTAATGCTTCAACCACAACAAGCCCTGCTGGAAAGGTTTCCTTCGGTAACGACAGACCAAAGAAGAACATGCCGGCAATTATGGTTGCACACGGTTCACCATATGTTGCTACAACTTCAATTGGTTTCCCAAAGGATATGATCAACAAGGTCAAGAAGGCTGTAGATATCGAAGGTCCAACCTACATCCACTCACATGCTCCATGTACAACCGGATGGGGATTTGACACTTCAAAGACAGTAGAAGTTGCAAAGATGGCAGTTAACACTGGTCTGTGGCCACTCTACGAAGTAGAAGAAGGCGAGATAACTAAGGTCAGAAAGATAGGAAAGAACATCAGACCTGTCGAAGATTACCTTAAGATACAGCGCCGTTTCAGCCACCTCTTCAAGATGGAAGGCGGAGCGGAAGAGATCGCAAAGATCCAGGCACTTGCTGACAAGAACATTGAAGTTTACGGGCTCTAA
- the nth gene encoding endonuclease III: protein MTMQSSIPDNRENFDEIFRLLQTEYPNAEPMLHFNNPLELLVATILSAQCTDKQVNKVTQVLFKKYRSVDDFANADLSELGKDIYTTGFYHQKAKHIIGSAQLIITEFGGRVPDNMEDLLKLPGVGRKTANIVLTRGYDIIEGIAVDTHVTRLSQKLGFTISSDPKKIEIDLMALAEKKDLENLSMTLILHGRNVCIARRPKCGECVVSELCPSSEV, encoded by the coding sequence ATGACCATGCAATCTTCTATTCCAGACAACAGAGAGAATTTTGACGAAATATTCAGGCTTCTGCAAACAGAATATCCAAATGCAGAACCAATGCTTCATTTCAATAATCCACTGGAACTGCTGGTCGCAACAATTCTCTCAGCCCAGTGCACTGACAAACAGGTGAACAAGGTCACACAGGTGTTGTTCAAAAAGTACCGCAGCGTTGATGATTTTGCCAACGCTGATCTCTCGGAGCTTGGAAAAGATATCTACACAACTGGATTCTATCATCAGAAAGCAAAACACATTATCGGAAGTGCACAGCTCATCATTACAGAATTCGGAGGCAGAGTTCCTGATAATATGGAAGACCTGCTGAAACTCCCGGGTGTTGGCAGAAAAACAGCAAACATCGTCCTTACAAGAGGATATGATATTATTGAAGGGATCGCAGTGGATACCCACGTAACAAGGTTATCTCAGAAACTCGGGTTTACAATAAGCAGCGACCCTAAAAAAATAGAAATAGATCTCATGGCCCTTGCTGAGAAAAAAGACCTTGAGAACCTTTCCATGACATTGATTCTCCATGGCCGCAATGTGTGCATTGCACGAAGACCAAAGTGTGGGGAATGTGTTGTGAGTGAATTGTGTCCTTCAAGTGAGGTTTGA
- a CDS encoding DUF3303 family protein gives MRFMDIMTWDPKDNEEIEKRYLSWEYPKGYNVIAEWSDVSSCRVFIVYDLDNEEAYARATFPWRDISKLETIPIMETKKAVELGEKMITEMALA, from the coding sequence ATGCGATTTATGGATATAATGACATGGGATCCAAAAGATAACGAGGAAATAGAAAAGCGATATCTTTCATGGGAATATCCAAAAGGCTACAATGTAATAGCAGAGTGGTCTGACGTATCATCATGCAGGGTATTTATCGTTTACGACCTGGACAATGAAGAAGCATATGCCAGAGCTACATTCCCATGGAGAGATATCTCAAAGCTTGAGACCATTCCTATAATGGAAACAAAAAAAGCTGTTGAGCTCGGTGAAAAGATGATTACGGAAATGGCACTAGCTTAA
- a CDS encoding DNA alkylation repair protein encodes MNPIISQLRAELEQNSDEEARASSNRFFKEPIKCYGMKTPVARKIAKDYYKQVSDQSKQGIFALCEELLRSDYMEEAFIAFEWSYNLRKQYEPEDFAMVERWVGDYVNNWAKCDTLCNHTIGTFIDMYPQYMDSLKKWTASENRWYRRAAAVTLVLAARRGEFLDDVFEIADMLLTDEDDLVQKGYGWMLKEASKQHQQEVFDYVVANRKVMPRTALRYAIEKMPKELRAKAMEK; translated from the coding sequence ATGAACCCCATAATCTCCCAACTTAGAGCCGAGCTAGAACAAAACTCTGACGAAGAAGCCAGAGCAAGTTCAAACCGCTTCTTCAAAGAACCAATAAAATGCTATGGCATGAAAACTCCGGTTGCCAGAAAAATAGCAAAGGACTATTACAAGCAAGTATCCGACCAGAGCAAGCAGGGTATATTTGCTCTCTGTGAAGAACTCCTCCGTTCTGATTACATGGAGGAAGCGTTCATTGCATTCGAATGGTCGTACAACCTGAGAAAACAGTATGAACCTGAGGATTTTGCTATGGTTGAGAGATGGGTAGGGGATTATGTGAACAACTGGGCAAAATGTGATACTCTCTGCAATCACACCATAGGTACATTCATCGACATGTATCCTCAGTATATGGATTCACTCAAAAAGTGGACAGCTTCTGAGAATCGATGGTACAGGCGTGCTGCTGCTGTAACACTCGTTTTAGCGGCTCGTAGGGGAGAGTTTCTGGATGATGTTTTCGAGATTGCTGACATGCTGCTGACCGATGAGGATGATCTGGTTCAGAAAGGATATGGCTGGATGCTCAAGGAAGCGAGCAAGCAGCATCAACAGGAAGTATTTGACTATGTGGTGGCGAACAGGAAAGTTATGCCACGGACAGCTCTCAGGTATGCTATTGAGAAGATGCCGAAGGAATTGAGAGCTAAGGCGATGGAAAAATAG
- a CDS encoding SulP family inorganic anion transporter translates to MEIQNKVSRYFKESFTSDLKAGFITAVVALPLAIAFAIASGVEPQMGLYTAVIAGMLVSATGGSRYSITGPTGAMTVIILSTLHSFELEGLLLAGFLAGAFQILFGVLKLGKVVKYIPLPVISGFTSGIGAIILIGQIPNALGLVIPSKEHVWETLYAIISSADLINTTAITVCVATILLLLYLPGLMARIKYINSLPPSIVALILSVLMVFYFSIDIPLVGSIPVGLPELHMLNFNLDLLRQVLPAALTIALLGSIEALLCAVVCDGMTNTKHDSNKELVGQGIANMALPFFSGIACTAAIARSAVNIREGAKTQMSGIIHALILLMILMFLGPAAAFIPKAYLAGVLILVSLRMINITEFRTTMNISKMDTSVLLVTFLLTVLTDLVFAVQMGMFLSIILLFIRLTNVIDVQSMENYDKTKGINATIFADPYLEKNVSVYTINGPFFFGAMNVFESKINEHMTISKPHIILRMRYVPFIDTTGIERLKTFIKASRKQHQRVYLTSVQPEVMRRMESDEELTELMEKQHVHVCDSTQEALAFLKKKYGEQQQKH, encoded by the coding sequence ATGGAAATTCAAAACAAAGTATCACGCTATTTTAAAGAATCGTTTACGAGTGACTTAAAGGCTGGATTTATCACAGCTGTTGTGGCATTGCCACTGGCCATTGCTTTTGCTATTGCTTCAGGTGTAGAGCCCCAGATGGGTTTATACACGGCTGTCATCGCAGGCATGCTGGTATCAGCAACCGGAGGTTCACGGTACTCCATCACCGGACCGACCGGAGCGATGACCGTAATCATACTTTCAACACTGCACAGCTTCGAGCTTGAAGGACTCCTCCTTGCAGGTTTCCTCGCCGGTGCGTTTCAGATACTGTTCGGAGTCCTGAAACTTGGCAAAGTTGTCAAGTATATCCCTCTACCCGTCATATCAGGATTCACGAGCGGTATCGGTGCGATCATTCTCATAGGTCAGATACCAAATGCACTTGGACTTGTCATACCTTCAAAAGAACACGTATGGGAAACACTATACGCTATCATTTCCAGTGCAGACCTTATCAACACTACAGCAATAACAGTATGTGTTGCAACGATCCTGCTTCTGTTGTACCTCCCGGGACTAATGGCCAGAATAAAATACATCAACAGCCTCCCACCTTCAATAGTCGCACTCATTCTCTCAGTTCTCATGGTGTTCTACTTCAGCATAGACATACCACTTGTAGGCAGCATTCCTGTAGGACTTCCAGAACTTCATATGCTGAATTTCAACCTAGACCTGCTAAGACAGGTTCTGCCAGCAGCTCTCACAATAGCATTACTCGGTTCCATCGAAGCCCTGCTCTGTGCCGTAGTCTGTGACGGTATGACAAACACCAAACATGACAGTAACAAAGAACTAGTGGGTCAGGGAATCGCTAACATGGCACTGCCCTTCTTCTCTGGAATTGCATGTACAGCAGCCATTGCAAGAAGTGCGGTCAACATCAGGGAAGGCGCAAAGACCCAGATGTCCGGAATAATCCACGCCCTGATACTGCTGATGATATTAATGTTCCTGGGTCCGGCTGCTGCTTTCATTCCAAAGGCATACCTCGCAGGAGTGCTCATTCTGGTTTCCCTGAGAATGATAAACATAACCGAGTTCAGAACCACCATGAACATTAGCAAGATGGACACTTCGGTCCTGCTTGTGACTTTCCTGCTTACAGTGCTCACTGACCTCGTATTCGCTGTACAGATGGGTATGTTCCTGTCCATAATACTTCTCTTCATAAGGCTTACAAATGTCATCGACGTTCAGAGCATGGAGAACTACGACAAGACAAAAGGTATCAATGCCACCATTTTTGCTGACCCATACCTTGAGAAGAACGTCTCAGTCTACACCATAAACGGCCCCTTCTTCTTCGGAGCCATGAACGTCTTTGAGAGCAAGATCAACGAGCACATGACAATCAGCAAGCCTCACATAATCCTGCGTATGCGCTATGTTCCATTCATCGATACAACAGGTATCGAGCGCCTCAAGACATTCATCAAGGCAAGCAGGAAACAGCACCAGAGAGTCTATCTGACTTCAGTACAGCCTGAGGTTATGAGAAGAATGGAAAGTGATGAGGAACTAACTGAGCTTATGGAAAAGCAGCACGTACATGTTTGCGATAGTACCCAGGAAGCTCTGGCTTTCCTGAAGAAGAAATACGGTGAACAGCAGCAAAAACATTAA
- a CDS encoding VOC family protein codes for MRFTCPLIAVSDLEASKEFYEKVLGQKIILDLGWNVTFDGGFAIQLNFADIVSVDKNSVMKRSHNFELYFEEDDFDSFIEHLRTFNDIEYVHPPKKHDWQQRVVRIYDPDKHIIEIGESMTVIARRFLDEGMSVEETAELIQHPVEFVKAVDAI; via the coding sequence TTGAGATTCACATGCCCTTTAATTGCAGTCAGTGACCTTGAAGCATCAAAAGAGTTCTACGAAAAAGTGCTGGGCCAGAAGATTATTCTGGACCTTGGATGGAATGTCACCTTTGACGGCGGATTTGCGATCCAGCTCAATTTTGCCGACATCGTATCAGTTGACAAGAACTCTGTCATGAAAAGATCGCATAATTTTGAGCTATATTTTGAGGAAGATGATTTTGATTCTTTCATCGAACACCTGAGAACGTTCAATGATATCGAATATGTCCACCCGCCGAAAAAACACGATTGGCAGCAGCGTGTTGTCAGGATATACGACCCTGACAAACATATCATCGAGATCGGAGAATCAATGACGGTCATAGCAAGACGATTTTTAGATGAAGGCATGTCAGTAGAAGAAACTGCAGAACTCATCCAGCATCCGGTGGAGTTTGTAAAAGCTGTAGATGCGATATGA
- a CDS encoding 4Fe-4S double cluster binding domain-containing protein produces MNLQDELNRIALENGVQYFGVAALSDATNFIVDQGGSDLSAYPYAISIGIRLMDPIVDKLPHRNERAALLNYKHHAYDVINSRLDMVTSILSSHIQDNGYAALPLPSSKRIDDERICAQFSHKLAAHLSGLGWIGKSCLLITPDNGPRVRWSTILTDAPLQPTGNKMESRCGTCDECVKICPVQAFTGRNFVVGESREMRYDAKKCEDYFKVMEKKGQLSVCGLCVYVCPHGRREKEEATEQISVRH; encoded by the coding sequence GTGAATCTTCAGGATGAATTGAACAGAATTGCACTGGAAAATGGTGTCCAGTATTTTGGTGTGGCAGCTCTTTCAGATGCCACTAATTTCATTGTGGATCAGGGTGGCAGCGACCTGTCTGCATATCCCTATGCCATCTCAATCGGAATAAGACTGATGGACCCTATCGTTGACAAACTCCCGCACAGAAATGAGAGAGCTGCATTATTGAATTACAAACATCATGCATACGATGTAATCAATTCAAGACTTGACATGGTAACTTCAATACTGAGCAGCCATATCCAGGATAATGGCTATGCAGCACTTCCTCTTCCTTCATCAAAAAGGATCGATGACGAGAGGATATGCGCCCAGTTCTCCCACAAACTGGCAGCCCACCTGTCAGGACTTGGCTGGATAGGAAAGAGCTGCCTCCTGATAACCCCGGACAACGGACCAAGGGTCAGATGGTCCACTATTCTGACAGATGCGCCTCTTCAACCTACCGGAAACAAAATGGAAAGCAGGTGTGGAACCTGCGACGAATGTGTGAAGATATGTCCTGTCCAAGCTTTTACCGGAAGGAATTTTGTAGTAGGTGAGAGCCGGGAAATGAGATATGATGCTAAGAAATGTGAGGATTATTTCAAAGTGATGGAAAAGAAAGGGCAGCTATCAGTGTGTGGGTTGTGTGTTTATGTATGTCCTCATGGGAGAAGAGAAAAAGAAGAAGCTACTGAACAAATATCAGTACGCCATTGA